Proteins co-encoded in one Methanosarcinales archaeon Met12 genomic window:
- the pstC gene encoding phosphate ABC transporter permease subunit PstC has product MKGLSWKLPEKIGHMIRHIRLPESIRHINFQSGIPHLFFLASVLLVAIITLFFVAFILYTALPVFKSEGLINFITGTRWSYYEGVYGIRLFIIGTLIMTCVTLMLAVPVSVFTAMLLAEFAPPRVASALRPLIELLVGIPSVVYGILGFFVLENVFRHHVDPFLCAALGSFIPFFRDVDPNSGSGILLAATVLAVMVLPTITSISEDVIRSVPSKYREASFALGATRWETMKKVVLPISSSGILTATIIGMLRAMGEATAVVMLVGNAAKVPASITDTAYPMTAKILNEICYYVAMDEPRSALFGVAAVLFAMQFFFVCAMRLVGGWDRIRLSTRPN; this is encoded by the coding sequence ATGAAGGGACTCTCTTGGAAATTGCCGGAGAAGATAGGGCATATGATAAGGCATATCAGATTGCCGGAGAGCATAAGGCATATCAACTTCCAGTCAGGGATTCCGCACCTGTTCTTTCTTGCATCCGTGCTTTTGGTGGCAATTATCACCCTATTCTTCGTCGCATTCATACTCTACACAGCGCTCCCTGTCTTCAAAAGCGAGGGGCTGATAAACTTCATCACTGGCACAAGGTGGTCTTATTACGAGGGAGTCTATGGAATCAGGCTGTTCATCATCGGAACGCTCATAATGACCTGCGTCACCCTGATGCTTGCCGTCCCTGTGAGCGTCTTCACCGCGATGCTCCTCGCGGAGTTTGCGCCCCCCCGCGTGGCATCGGCTCTGCGCCCCCTCATCGAACTTTTGGTAGGGATTCCATCGGTGGTATATGGCATCCTCGGGTTCTTCGTGCTCGAAAACGTATTTCGGCACCATGTCGACCCGTTTTTATGCGCCGCGCTTGGCTCATTCATCCCGTTCTTCCGTGATGTCGATCCAAACAGCGGCTCAGGCATCCTGCTCGCAGCCACGGTACTTGCGGTGATGGTCCTTCCGACGATTACCTCGATATCCGAGGATGTTATACGCTCTGTTCCATCAAAATACAGAGAGGCATCGTTTGCGCTCGGCGCCACCAGATGGGAGACCATGAAGAAGGTGGTGCTTCCCATATCATCAAGCGGCATCCTTACGGCAACCATCATCGGAATGCTGCGTGCGATGGGGGAGGCGACCGCAGTGGTGATGCTGGTCGGGAATGCCGCGAAGGTTCCGGCCTCGATTACGGATACGGCATATCCGATGACTGCAAAGATTTTAAACGAGATTTGCTACTATGTCGCGATGGATGAGCCGCGAAGCGCGCTCTTTGGGGTTGCGGCGGTTCTTTTTGCGATGCAGTTCTTCTTCGTATGCGCCATGAGATTGGTTGGAGGCTGGGACAGGATTCGCCTTAGCACGCGCCCCAATTAA
- the pstA gene encoding phosphate ABC transporter permease PstA — translation MNYRKLEERICIMISWAAAAVALLALTIILGTITWEALPSLSIYFMVTPESDVPGLGGGVANAIAGTFLLAVLSTAFAAPLALGTAIYLKRYTKSGAFVNAMNFLLDVLAGTPSIVLGVFGLFFLVFYMKHITGGFSLFAATIALVLVVLPVIERATETAIDSVPAEIEEGSYALGATKWETLRHITIPYASVGMITGVILGIGRAVEQSAVVLLTAGYTQFLPEFKILPSEVLIFGIEIRPLQDLVAALPITVFRSFSQPHLTPASDGFGAAFALVLIMILLNATIRILIRWRGQVG, via the coding sequence ATGAACTATCGAAAACTCGAAGAGCGAATCTGTATAATGATATCCTGGGCTGCGGCAGCGGTCGCCTTGCTCGCACTCACCATAATCCTCGGAACGATTACATGGGAGGCGCTGCCAAGTTTGAGCATCTACTTTATGGTCACGCCCGAGTCCGATGTGCCTGGCCTCGGCGGCGGAGTTGCAAATGCGATTGCTGGCACATTCCTGCTTGCGGTCCTGTCGACTGCGTTTGCAGCGCCGCTTGCGTTGGGAACTGCGATATACCTCAAACGCTATACAAAAAGCGGAGCCTTTGTGAACGCCATGAATTTCTTGCTCGATGTGCTCGCAGGCACGCCCTCAATTGTGCTCGGCGTCTTCGGGCTTTTTTTCCTCGTCTTTTACATGAAGCACATAACCGGGGGGTTCTCGCTGTTTGCGGCAACAATCGCACTTGTCCTTGTGGTGCTGCCTGTAATCGAGCGCGCGACGGAAACGGCAATAGATTCGGTTCCGGCAGAGATTGAGGAGGGGAGCTATGCACTCGGCGCAACAAAATGGGAAACGCTGCGGCATATAACGATTCCATATGCATCCGTCGGAATGATAACAGGCGTAATACTTGGCATCGGAAGAGCTGTCGAACAATCTGCAGTAGTATTGCTTACTGCGGGCTACACCCAGTTTCTGCCGGAGTTCAAAATACTTCCGTCCGAGGTGCTTATATTTGGCATTGAAATACGCCCATTACAGGATTTGGTCGCAGCACTTCCAATCACGGTGTTCCGCTCGTTCTCGCAGCCGCACCTCACCCCGGCATCAGACGGATTCGGAGCGGCCTTTGCACTGGTACTCATCATGATACTGCTTAATGCAACCATACGGATACTTATTCGATGGAGGGGGCAGGTTGGCTAA